The following proteins are encoded in a genomic region of Gammaproteobacteria bacterium:
- a CDS encoding DUF3300 domain-containing protein, with the protein MNALWKRFVGLTLAVLVGLAPVARAQEGGALSQQELDRILAPVALYPDALLSQVLMASTYPLEVVQAARWVKANPGLSGGALGRALEDEPWDPSVKALAPFPQVLEMMSERLEWTQRLGDAVLTEQDRVMDTVQQLRRRAHEAGNLGTNDRQKVLVQPEVIVIEPADPEVVYVPVYNPTVVYGGWWWPVAPYGWYPRGYVVSSGLVAGISFGLGIAVSDYLWGGFDWHHHYIHVHRHRDPVRNVTFNRHVNLHPVLAGEADVRRWQHDPSHRHGLRYREQQARERFTGIPGARPGGQSARRMDAQHLQQRLGGPRVDGGLQPERPRSWQTGRTLDRSVARDRSATPDRSVARDRPATPDRSVARDRPATTDRSPRVDRSVVRERSVGGSAVNPGRPMPGAAFDGSRPGGARVAPSGGTAGRGGSPQGFTGGSQGFPGRSGQEPAQGHGGHGGRGWQVR; encoded by the coding sequence GTGAACGCCCTGTGGAAGCGATTCGTGGGACTGACGCTGGCGGTCCTGGTGGGCCTGGCGCCAGTGGCCCGGGCTCAGGAGGGAGGGGCCCTGTCTCAGCAGGAGCTGGACCGCATCCTCGCGCCCGTGGCCCTGTACCCGGACGCCCTCCTGTCCCAGGTCCTGATGGCCTCGACCTATCCCCTGGAGGTCGTCCAGGCGGCCCGCTGGGTCAAGGCGAACCCCGGCCTCTCCGGTGGGGCCCTGGGGCGTGCCCTGGAGGACGAGCCGTGGGACCCGAGCGTGAAGGCCCTGGCTCCCTTCCCGCAGGTCCTGGAGATGATGAGCGAGCGCCTGGAGTGGACGCAGCGGTTGGGTGACGCGGTGCTCACGGAGCAGGACCGGGTCATGGACACGGTCCAGCAGCTCAGGCGCCGTGCCCACGAGGCGGGCAACCTGGGCACGAACGACCGCCAGAAGGTGTTGGTGCAGCCGGAGGTCATCGTGATCGAGCCGGCGGACCCCGAGGTGGTCTACGTCCCGGTCTACAACCCGACCGTCGTCTATGGGGGGTGGTGGTGGCCGGTCGCCCCGTACGGGTGGTACCCGCGGGGCTACGTCGTCAGCTCGGGCCTGGTCGCGGGCATCTCCTTCGGCCTCGGAATCGCCGTCAGCGATTACCTTTGGGGCGGGTTTGACTGGCACCACCATTACATTCACGTCCACCGGCACCGGGACCCGGTGCGCAACGTCACCTTCAACCGGCACGTCAACCTGCACCCGGTGCTCGCCGGCGAGGCCGACGTGCGGCGTTGGCAGCACGACCCGAGCCACCGGCACGGGCTGCGCTACCGGGAGCAGCAGGCGCGCGAGCGCTTCACGGGGATCCCGGGCGCACGTCCGGGCGGGCAGTCCGCCCGGCGTATGGACGCGCAGCACCTGCAGCAGAGGCTGGGGGGTCCGCGGGTCGACGGGGGGCTGCAGCCCGAGCGGCCCCGCTCGTGGCAGACCGGCCGGACGCTGGACCGCTCCGTAGCGCGGGACCGCTCCGCGACGCCGGACCGCTCCGTAGCGCGGGACCGCCCCGCGACGCCGGACCGCTCCGTAGCGCGGGACCGCCCCGCGACTACGGACCGCTCCCCGCGCGTGGACCGGTCCGTGGTTCGGGAGCGGAGCGTCGGCGGATCCGCGGTGAACCCCGGTCGCCCGATGCCGGGGGCCGCCTTTGACGGCTCGCGGCCGGGTGGAGCGCGCGTGGCACCCAGTGGCGGCACGGCGGGGCGGGGAGGGAGCCCCCAGGGGTTCACTGGGGGTTCCCAGGGGTTCCCCGGGCGCTCGGGGCAGGAGCCCGCTCAGGGTCACGGGGGTCACGGCGGGCGAGGGTGGCAGGTGAGGTAG
- the argE gene encoding acetylornithine deacetylase, whose translation MHRATPDVMEMMARLVATPSVSSVSPAFDQSNAAVIALLAEWAEGLGFTVEVRDLPGHPGKRNLVATLGQGGNGLVLAGHTDTVPYDEGQWRHDPFRLTQDGGRLYGLGIADMKAFFALALEAARGLGPSPLARPLVLLATADEESSMCGAITLAESGRPLGRYAVIGEPTGLVPVRMHKGILMEAVRLVGRAGHSSDPALGNSALEGMHSLLSELLAWRTELQAAHRDDTFAVPVPTMNLGRIWGGDNPNRICGECELHLDLRPLPGMRLADLRAELRRRVERVAAARGLAWETRPLFAGIEAMETPAASVLVRALEDLTGYPAGAAAFGTEAPYLTALGMETVVWGPGDIAQAHQPDEYLALERVPRTVGLLGALIERFCRE comes from the coding sequence ATGCACCGCGCGACACCCGACGTGATGGAGATGATGGCACGGCTGGTGGCCACGCCCTCGGTGAGCAGCGTCAGCCCCGCCTTCGACCAGAGCAACGCAGCGGTCATCGCCCTGCTCGCGGAATGGGCCGAGGGACTGGGCTTCACCGTGGAGGTCCGGGACCTGCCCGGCCACCCCGGCAAGCGGAACCTCGTGGCGACCCTGGGCCAGGGGGGGAATGGGCTGGTGCTCGCCGGTCACACGGACACGGTGCCCTACGACGAGGGGCAGTGGCGCCACGACCCCTTCCGGCTGACGCAAGACGGCGGTCGCCTGTACGGGCTTGGGATCGCCGACATGAAGGCCTTCTTCGCGCTCGCCCTCGAGGCGGCGAGAGGCCTGGGGCCAAGCCCTCTCGCGCGCCCGCTGGTGCTGCTCGCCACGGCGGACGAGGAATCGTCCATGTGCGGGGCCATCACGCTCGCCGAGAGCGGACGCCCCCTGGGGCGTTACGCCGTCATCGGCGAGCCGACCGGCCTCGTCCCGGTCCGGATGCACAAGGGCATCCTGATGGAGGCGGTGCGCCTGGTGGGCCGCGCGGGCCACTCGAGCGACCCGGCGCTCGGCAACTCGGCGCTCGAGGGGATGCACAGTCTCCTGTCGGAACTGCTCGCCTGGCGCACCGAGCTCCAGGCCGCGCACCGCGACGACACCTTCGCCGTGCCCGTGCCCACCATGAACCTGGGCCGCATCTGGGGCGGGGACAACCCCAACCGGATCTGCGGGGAGTGCGAGCTGCACCTCGACCTGAGGCCACTGCCCGGGATGCGCTTGGCCGACCTGCGCGCCGAGCTCCGACGCCGGGTGGAGAGGGTCGCGGCGGCTCGGGGGCTCGCCTGGGAGACCCGGCCGCTCTTCGCCGGGATCGAGGCGATGGAGACCCCGGCGGCCTCCGTACTCGTCCGGGCCCTCGAGGATCTGACGGGTTATCCGGCGGGCGCGGCGGCCTTCGGGACAGAGGCGCCCTACCTGACCGCCCTCGGCATGGAGACGGTCGTCTGGGGTCCGGGGGACATCGCCCAGGCCCACCAGCCGGACGAGTACCTCGCGCTCGAGCGGGTTCCCCGGACCGTGGGGCTGCTGGGGGCACTGATCGAGAGGTTCTGCCGGGAGTAG
- a CDS encoding peptidase C39 family protein yields MPIPAPASAPAPVPTPAVTPAPGTPPAPARRVQEGRPPCEIRRASLADAPALVAIEQATFKGDRISRRQFRYLLARGNSETLVCERDGRLVAYVLVLFSKATSTARLYSIAVMPEYGGQGIGRALVGAAEAAAQSRERAYMRLEIRRDNAPSRGLFESLGYRELGVYDDYYEDHMQAVRYEKSLAPHLNPDLGRVPYYEQTLDFTCGASSLMMAMKAISPPLPLDRTLELRIWREATTIFMTSGHGGCGPYGLALSALRRGFRVEVFVNDEGVPLVDSVRSPEKKEVMRLVHEDFIGECRRRGIPIQHGTLSVAELRERFRAGGIPLVLISSYRIYEEKFPHWVVVTGFDDHFVYAHDPYVDYAEGERQVDSINMPIPHREFAHMARYGRAGLQAVVIVYRNEGHG; encoded by the coding sequence ATGCCCATACCTGCACCCGCATCCGCACCCGCACCCGTACCGACACCTGCCGTGACGCCTGCCCCCGGCACCCCGCCGGCCCCCGCGCGCCGGGTCCAGGAAGGCCGTCCGCCCTGCGAGATCCGGCGCGCGTCGCTCGCGGACGCGCCGGCCCTGGTGGCCATCGAGCAGGCGACCTTCAAGGGCGACCGGATCAGCCGGCGGCAATTCCGCTACCTGTTGGCCCGTGGCAACTCGGAGACGCTCGTCTGCGAGCGCGACGGCCGGCTCGTCGCGTACGTCCTGGTGCTGTTCTCGAAGGCCACTTCCACGGCCCGGCTGTACTCCATCGCCGTCATGCCCGAGTACGGTGGCCAGGGCATCGGGCGGGCCCTCGTGGGAGCGGCCGAGGCGGCGGCGCAGAGCCGGGAGCGGGCCTACATGCGCCTGGAGATCCGCCGCGACAACGCCCCGTCGCGAGGTCTCTTCGAGTCGTTGGGATACCGCGAGCTCGGGGTCTACGACGATTACTATGAGGACCACATGCAGGCCGTGCGCTACGAGAAGTCGCTCGCGCCGCACCTGAACCCGGACCTCGGTCGCGTCCCCTATTACGAGCAGACGCTCGACTTCACCTGCGGGGCCTCCTCGCTGATGATGGCGATGAAGGCGATCTCGCCCCCGCTGCCGCTCGACCGCACGCTGGAGCTGCGGATCTGGCGCGAGGCCACGACCATCTTCATGACCTCGGGGCACGGCGGGTGCGGACCGTACGGGCTCGCCCTGTCGGCCCTGCGCCGGGGATTCCGCGTCGAGGTCTTCGTCAACGACGAGGGCGTGCCGCTGGTCGACTCGGTCCGCAGCCCCGAGAAGAAGGAGGTCATGCGCCTGGTCCACGAGGACTTCATCGGGGAGTGCCGGCGCCGCGGCATCCCCATCCAGCACGGCACGCTCTCGGTCGCCGAGCTGCGCGAGCGATTCCGGGCCGGCGGGATCCCGCTGGTGCTGATCAGCTCGTACCGCATCTACGAGGAGAAGTTTCCCCACTGGGTCGTGGTCACCGGGTTCGACGACCACTTCGTGTACGCCCACGACCCCTACGTCGACTACGCGGAGGGCGAGCGCCAGGTCGACAGCATCAACATGCCGATCCCCCACCGGGAGTTCGCGCACATGGCCCGCTACGGGCGCGCGGGCCTGCAGGCGGTGGTGATCGTTTACCGGAACGAGGGCCATGGCTGA
- a CDS encoding RimK family protein: MAEHVLLVEHASDWKAHYPSLPVISARDYLNRPEWSARKQMRVINLCRSYRYLSVGYYCSLLAEARGHKVVPTVRTIQDLSRRSIYSLSTEDLDSHVQKILGRRKSTLQPTAYEITICFGHTEVKELRDIARQIFEAFRCPLLRVEFGLVQGAWRIDEVRAVPVNTLSPSQEQGFFAALDGYLSQRWRQPRARHRFKYELAVLHDPDESMPPSNAQALKGLVAAGRDLGVDVDLITRKDYGRLAEYDALFIRETTQINHHTYRFAKKAESEGMVVLDDPDSILRCTNKVYLAELLQANRVPTPKTEIVRRESLDELEAEIPYPIVLKIPDGSFSRGVFKADNRAELQRIAGRLFKDSDLILAQEFLYTDYDWRVGVLSRKPIFVCRYYMSERHWKIVNHDVKGRPKEGGFETLRVEDAPPEVVKTALRAANLIGDGLYGVDLKQTHKGVVVIEVNDNPSIDAGVEDKVLKDELYRTLIADFVERLDRRRGAGG, encoded by the coding sequence ATGGCTGAGCACGTCCTGCTGGTCGAGCACGCCTCCGATTGGAAGGCGCACTACCCGAGCCTTCCCGTCATCTCCGCGCGGGATTACCTGAACCGCCCCGAGTGGTCGGCGCGCAAGCAGATGCGCGTCATCAACCTCTGCCGCAGCTATCGCTACCTGTCCGTCGGGTACTACTGCTCGCTGCTCGCCGAGGCCCGGGGCCACAAGGTCGTGCCCACGGTGCGCACGATCCAGGACCTCTCGCGCCGCTCCATCTACAGCCTCTCGACCGAGGACCTGGACAGCCATGTGCAGAAGATCCTCGGCCGGCGGAAATCGACCCTGCAGCCCACCGCTTACGAGATCACGATCTGCTTCGGTCACACCGAGGTGAAGGAGCTGCGGGACATCGCGCGGCAGATCTTCGAGGCCTTCCGCTGCCCGCTGCTGCGCGTGGAGTTCGGGCTGGTGCAGGGTGCGTGGCGGATCGACGAGGTCCGTGCGGTGCCCGTCAACACGCTCTCCCCCTCCCAGGAGCAGGGATTCTTCGCCGCGCTCGACGGCTACCTCTCGCAGCGCTGGCGCCAGCCCCGGGCGCGCCACCGGTTCAAGTACGAGCTGGCCGTGCTGCACGACCCCGACGAGTCGATGCCGCCCTCGAACGCGCAGGCTTTGAAGGGGCTCGTCGCCGCAGGGCGCGATCTCGGCGTGGACGTGGACCTGATCACCCGCAAGGACTACGGCCGGCTCGCGGAATACGACGCGCTGTTCATTCGCGAGACGACCCAGATCAACCACCACACCTACCGCTTCGCCAAGAAGGCCGAGAGCGAGGGCATGGTGGTGCTGGACGACCCCGATTCCATCCTGCGCTGCACGAACAAGGTCTACCTCGCGGAACTGCTCCAGGCCAACCGGGTGCCGACCCCGAAGACCGAGATCGTGCGCCGCGAGAGCCTGGACGAGCTGGAAGCGGAGATCCCGTACCCCATCGTGCTGAAGATCCCGGACGGCTCGTTTTCCCGCGGGGTCTTCAAGGCCGACAACCGCGCGGAGCTGCAGCGGATCGCGGGCCGGCTGTTCAAGGACTCGGACCTGATCCTGGCCCAGGAATTCCTCTACACCGACTACGACTGGCGGGTGGGGGTCCTGTCGCGCAAGCCGATCTTCGTCTGCCGCTACTACATGTCGGAGCGGCACTGGAAGATCGTCAACCACGACGTCAAGGGCCGCCCAAAGGAGGGCGGTTTCGAGACGCTGCGCGTGGAAGATGCCCCGCCCGAGGTCGTGAAGACGGCCCTGCGGGCGGCCAACCTGATCGGCGACGGGCTCTACGGGGTGGACCTGAAGCAGACCCACAAGGGTGTCGTGGTCATCGAGGTGAACGACAACCCGAGCATCGACGCCGGGGTCGAGGACAAGGTGCTGAAGGACGAGCTCTACCGGACCCTCATCGCCGACTTCGTGGAGCGCCTGGACCGCCGCCGCGGGGCAGGCGGCTAG
- the ptsP gene encoding phosphoenolpyruvate--protein phosphotransferase: MLEPLRRLVQDVSTAENLDEALPLIVHQVREALEVDACAVFLRDDASGEMVLMATEGLPPGCEGRVRLAPGEGLVGFVAERKEPVNLENAGAHPRYVPCPQTCEERFHGFLGVPIVHYREVLGVLVAQQRGHRLFNPSEAAFMVAVAAQLAGAIRSARTTGGIGRIGVGTSFVQGVAGAPGVAIGTVAVSHPLARLSDVPDRPATDPNAEAELFLTAVERVQDELRSLGDRMSTLLPREERSLFDVFALLLDSKQLVEPTVRRIRAGSWAPAAWRDTVMEHVRAFEQMNDEYLRTRAGDLRDIGRRVLVALQSEAREPRRYPERCVLVGEEITAADLAEVPAGRLAGVLCSRGSVLSHTAILARALGVPAVMGLGDLPIGRIDGAPVVVDGYQGRVYVRPHRRVVVEFERLLRDEEVLAAGLRELRDLPARTPDGHSVELQVNTGLVADIQLGLESGAEGVGLYRTEFPYMIRHAFPSEEELFRNYRHVLAALAPRPVVMRTLDVGGDKTLPYFAIEEDNPFLGWRGIRITLDQPEIFHTQLRAMLRANISFDNLQILLPMVSHVREVDEALAIVDRTVAELREEGRAVSRPPVGVMVEVPAAALQTAALARRADFLSIGTNDLIQYLLAVDRNNARVAALYDALHPAVIQTVNWVVEESHRTGTRVGVCGEMAGDPASALLLLGMGVDSMSMAASSLPRVKWVVRSFTRDHARELLQEALQLEEAFAVRLLVHAALKDAGLGNLIRPLKSAA; encoded by the coding sequence GAGGCCCTCGAGGTGGACGCCTGCGCGGTGTTCCTGCGCGACGACGCCAGCGGCGAGATGGTCCTGATGGCGACCGAAGGACTCCCCCCCGGCTGCGAGGGGCGGGTTCGCCTGGCGCCGGGCGAGGGCCTGGTCGGATTCGTCGCCGAGCGCAAGGAGCCGGTCAACCTGGAGAACGCCGGGGCCCACCCCCGCTACGTGCCCTGTCCCCAGACTTGCGAGGAACGCTTTCACGGCTTCCTCGGCGTGCCCATCGTCCACTACCGGGAAGTCCTGGGCGTGCTGGTCGCCCAGCAGCGCGGGCACCGCCTGTTCAATCCCAGTGAGGCGGCGTTCATGGTGGCGGTCGCCGCGCAGCTCGCCGGCGCGATCCGGTCCGCACGCACCACCGGCGGGATTGGCAGGATCGGGGTGGGCACGAGCTTCGTGCAGGGCGTTGCCGGGGCCCCGGGCGTCGCCATCGGGACCGTCGCCGTCAGCCATCCCCTCGCCCGTCTCTCGGACGTGCCCGACCGCCCGGCGACGGACCCCAACGCCGAGGCCGAGCTGTTCCTCACCGCGGTCGAGCGGGTCCAGGACGAGCTGCGCAGCCTGGGCGACCGCATGTCCACCCTCCTGCCCCGGGAGGAGCGCTCACTGTTCGACGTCTTCGCCCTCCTGCTCGACAGCAAGCAGCTGGTGGAGCCCACCGTGCGCCGCATCCGCGCCGGGAGCTGGGCCCCGGCCGCCTGGCGCGACACGGTGATGGAGCACGTGCGGGCCTTCGAGCAGATGAACGACGAGTATCTGCGCACGCGCGCCGGCGACCTGCGCGACATCGGCCGGCGCGTGCTGGTGGCCCTGCAGTCCGAGGCCCGGGAGCCGCGCCGCTACCCCGAGCGCTGCGTGCTGGTGGGCGAGGAGATCACCGCGGCGGACCTCGCGGAGGTCCCTGCCGGCCGGTTGGCCGGTGTGCTCTGCAGCCGCGGCTCGGTGCTCTCCCACACCGCGATACTGGCCCGCGCCCTCGGCGTGCCGGCGGTGATGGGCCTCGGCGACCTGCCCATCGGACGCATCGACGGCGCGCCGGTCGTCGTCGACGGCTACCAGGGACGGGTCTACGTGCGCCCGCACCGCCGGGTGGTGGTGGAATTCGAGCGCCTGCTGCGGGACGAGGAGGTCCTGGCCGCGGGGCTGCGCGAGCTGAGGGACCTGCCCGCGCGCACCCCCGACGGCCACTCGGTGGAGCTCCAGGTCAACACGGGACTGGTGGCCGACATCCAACTGGGCCTCGAGAGCGGCGCCGAAGGGGTCGGGCTCTACCGCACCGAGTTCCCCTACATGATCCGCCACGCCTTCCCGAGCGAGGAGGAGCTGTTCCGCAACTACCGCCACGTGCTGGCCGCGCTCGCCCCGAGGCCGGTGGTGATGCGCACGCTCGACGTCGGCGGCGACAAGACCCTGCCCTACTTCGCCATCGAGGAAGACAACCCGTTCCTCGGCTGGCGAGGGATACGGATCACCCTCGACCAGCCCGAGATCTTCCACACCCAGCTGCGCGCCATGCTGCGGGCGAACATCTCCTTCGACAACCTGCAGATCCTGTTACCCATGGTGAGCCACGTGCGGGAGGTCGACGAGGCCCTCGCGATCGTCGACCGCACCGTCGCGGAGCTGCGCGAGGAGGGCCGCGCGGTCTCGCGCCCGCCGGTGGGCGTGATGGTGGAGGTGCCCGCGGCCGCCCTGCAGACGGCGGCGCTCGCGCGCCGGGCCGACTTCCTGTCCATCGGCACCAACGACCTGATCCAGTACCTGCTGGCGGTCGACCGCAACAACGCACGCGTCGCGGCGCTCTACGACGCCCTGCACCCCGCGGTCATCCAGACGGTCAACTGGGTGGTCGAAGAGAGCCACCGGACCGGCACACGCGTCGGAGTGTGCGGGGAGATGGCGGGCGACCCGGCATCCGCCCTGCTCCTGCTCGGCATGGGCGTGGACAGCATGAGCATGGCGGCCTCGAGCCTGCCGCGCGTCAAGTGGGTCGTGCGCAGCTTCACCCGGGACCACGCGCGCGAACTGCTCCAGGAGGCCCTCCAGCTCGAAGAGGCGTTTGCGGTGCGCCTGCTGGTGCACGCGGCCCTCAAGGACGCGGGCCTCGGCAACCTGATCCGGCCGCTGAAGTCGGCCGCCTAG